Proteins encoded by one window of Thermus caldifontis:
- a CDS encoding roadblock/LC7 domain-containing protein → MEEVLQELKATKGVRVAALLSEDGFVVEEAREMEAPEASLLSARAATALGTAKALAQTLGQEGVEEVMVEYPEGALFLVPLPGYHLLLLLDSVRSLGRVRLALKRAVPKLEEALR, encoded by the coding sequence GTGGAGGAAGTCCTACAGGAACTAAAGGCCACCAAAGGGGTGCGGGTGGCGGCCCTCCTCAGCGAGGATGGGTTCGTGGTGGAAGAGGCAAGGGAGATGGAGGCCCCCGAAGCCAGCCTCCTTTCCGCCCGGGCCGCCACGGCGCTAGGCACCGCCAAGGCCTTGGCCCAGACCCTGGGCCAGGAAGGGGTGGAGGAAGTCATGGTAGAGTACCCCGAGGGGGCCCTGTTTTTGGTGCCCCTTCCCGGCTACCACCTGCTCCTTCTCCTGGACAGCGTGCGCAGCCTGGGACGGGTACGCCTGGCCTTGAAAAGGGCCGTGCCCAAGCTAGAGGAGGCGCTTAGATGA
- a CDS encoding MFS transporter: MKALRHKAFARLILSYLVSQAGSKVHRVALLVLVYLLTEKALWVSLTLGVQLLGTVVFSPLLSAWADTQDRKRLLVWSDLLRAPLVALIPLLGAKSLPILLLLVFLIELLRDLHDPIQNAVLPDLVPKEEVDEANSLVLLADRLSEVLFVGAAGVLVAAVGPAFAFYLDAATYLASGLILMGLPSLRPQRLPKAGFFARVKEGIGHLVGHPALRRAVGTLFVAAAFGSVETALGVVLAIKWLGVGSAGFGFMEAAMALGAILGGLAIPYLLRRIPRERLFLLGLLLFGLFEASIGAFPLFAWVLLAFFISGFLNMAFIVPARSILQLNTPQEMRGRIFAAFGAVMNAAVLLGTMWGGALEGSLGAPRVFLVAGAMVSLAAGYTLLTGGIPAPRETPSTQEA; the protein is encoded by the coding sequence ATGAAGGCTTTGCGGCACAAGGCCTTCGCCCGCCTGATCCTCTCCTACCTGGTTTCCCAGGCGGGCAGCAAGGTGCACCGGGTAGCCCTTCTGGTCCTGGTCTACCTGCTCACGGAAAAGGCCCTTTGGGTTTCCCTCACCCTGGGGGTCCAACTTCTGGGTACGGTGGTCTTCTCCCCCCTCCTCTCCGCCTGGGCCGATACCCAGGACCGCAAGCGGCTCCTCGTCTGGTCCGATCTCCTTAGGGCGCCGCTTGTGGCCCTCATCCCCCTTCTTGGGGCCAAGAGCCTCCCCATCCTGCTCCTTCTCGTCTTCCTGATTGAGCTCCTAAGGGACCTGCACGACCCCATCCAAAACGCCGTGCTCCCCGACCTGGTGCCCAAGGAGGAGGTGGACGAGGCCAACAGCCTGGTCCTCCTGGCGGACCGCCTTTCCGAGGTGCTCTTCGTGGGGGCCGCCGGGGTCTTGGTGGCCGCCGTGGGGCCGGCCTTTGCCTTCTATCTGGATGCCGCCACCTACCTGGCCTCAGGGCTCATCCTGATGGGCCTTCCCTCCCTAAGGCCCCAAAGGCTTCCCAAGGCTGGCTTCTTCGCCCGGGTGAAGGAGGGGATCGGCCACCTGGTGGGCCACCCCGCCCTCCGCCGGGCGGTGGGGACCCTGTTCGTGGCCGCCGCCTTTGGCTCCGTGGAGACCGCCTTGGGGGTGGTGCTGGCCATCAAGTGGCTTGGGGTGGGTTCGGCGGGGTTTGGCTTTATGGAGGCTGCCATGGCCTTAGGGGCCATCCTGGGAGGCCTCGCCATCCCCTATCTCCTTAGGCGCATCCCCCGGGAAAGGCTTTTCCTCTTGGGGCTTCTCCTCTTCGGCCTCTTTGAAGCCTCCATCGGCGCCTTCCCCCTCTTCGCCTGGGTGCTCCTGGCCTTCTTTATCAGCGGCTTCCTCAACATGGCCTTCATCGTTCCCGCCCGCTCCATCCTCCAGCTCAACACCCCCCAGGAGATGCGGGGGCGGATCTTCGCCGCCTTCGGCGCGGTGATGAACGCCGCCGTGCTCCTGGGCACCATGTGGGGCGGGGCCTTGGAAGGCTCTCTGGGAGCCCCCCGGGTCTTCCTGGTGGCGGGGGCCATGGTGAGCCTGGCGGCGGGCTACACCCTCCTTACCGGGGGCATCCCCGCCCCCAGGGAAACCCCTTCCACCCAAGAAGCCTAG
- the hemB gene encoding porphobilinogen synthase, protein MERPRRLRSPLLRPLVAEVELSPRHLILPVFVKEEGEPEEVASMPGVFRQPLAKLPRLGEEVLKAGLGGVILFGVLSEEKKDALGHGAYAEEGIVQRAIRLLKREFPELLVLADTCLCEYTDHGHCGVVREGPLGFYVDNDATLQLLAKTALSQVQAGADVVAPSAMMDGQVRAIREALDQGGFAHVPILSYAVKYASAFYGPFREAAGSAPQFGDRAGYQMDPRAGLWDALREAGLDDLEGADMLMVKPALPYLDVLFALKGRFSKPLFAYQVSGEYAMLKAASLKGWLDEKRAALESLYALRRAGAQGILTYYALEAARWLREA, encoded by the coding sequence ATGGAGCGCCCAAGAAGGCTACGTTCGCCCCTTCTCCGGCCCCTGGTGGCGGAGGTGGAGCTTAGCCCCAGGCACCTGATCCTGCCGGTCTTCGTGAAGGAGGAGGGGGAGCCCGAGGAGGTTGCCTCCATGCCCGGGGTCTTCCGTCAGCCCCTGGCGAAGCTTCCCCGGTTAGGGGAGGAGGTGCTGAAGGCGGGCCTTGGGGGAGTCATTCTCTTCGGCGTCTTGTCCGAGGAAAAGAAGGACGCCTTGGGGCACGGGGCTTATGCGGAAGAGGGCATTGTCCAGCGGGCTATCCGCCTTTTAAAGCGGGAATTCCCCGAGCTTCTCGTCCTGGCCGACACCTGCCTTTGCGAGTACACGGACCACGGACACTGCGGGGTGGTGCGGGAAGGCCCCTTGGGGTTTTACGTGGACAACGACGCAACCCTCCAGCTTTTGGCCAAAACGGCCCTTTCCCAGGTCCAGGCGGGGGCGGACGTGGTGGCCCCCAGCGCCATGATGGATGGGCAGGTTAGGGCCATCCGGGAGGCCTTGGACCAGGGGGGGTTCGCCCATGTGCCCATCCTCTCCTATGCGGTGAAGTACGCCTCCGCCTTCTATGGGCCTTTCCGGGAGGCGGCAGGGAGTGCCCCCCAGTTTGGGGACCGGGCTGGGTACCAGATGGATCCCAGGGCGGGCCTCTGGGACGCCTTGCGGGAGGCGGGGCTGGATGACCTCGAGGGGGCCGACATGCTCATGGTCAAGCCTGCCCTGCCCTATCTGGACGTGCTCTTTGCCCTTAAGGGGCGGTTTTCCAAGCCCCTTTTCGCCTACCAGGTGTCCGGGGAGTACGCCATGCTGAAGGCGGCAAGCCTCAAGGGCTGGCTGGACGAGAAGCGGGCGGCCCTGGAAAGCCTCTATGCCTTAAGGCGGGCTGGGGCCCAGGGAATCCTCACCTACTACGCCCTGGAGGCGGCCCGCTGGCTGAGGGAAGCCTAG
- a CDS encoding DUF192 domain-containing protein: MLLFPARWLAPWVLGLLALAQGLSFPKSTLYVEQGGRRHVLKVEVADTPERQAQGLMFRKSLGEDEGMVFLFPTPTAGGFWMKNTLIPLSIAFFDRQGQILRILDMEPCRKDPCPVYYPGVVYQGALEVNQSWFQKRGLTPGARVGGEALKFWPR, translated from the coding sequence ATGCTCCTTTTTCCCGCCCGGTGGCTGGCCCCCTGGGTCCTGGGGCTTCTGGCCCTGGCCCAGGGCCTATCCTTTCCCAAGAGCACCCTTTACGTGGAGCAGGGGGGAAGGCGCCACGTCCTCAAGGTGGAGGTGGCCGACACCCCAGAGCGCCAGGCCCAGGGCCTCATGTTCCGCAAAAGCCTGGGGGAGGACGAGGGCATGGTTTTCCTCTTCCCCACCCCCACGGCCGGGGGCTTCTGGATGAAAAATACCCTCATTCCCCTTTCCATCGCCTTCTTTGACCGCCAAGGGCAGATCCTCCGCATTCTGGACATGGAGCCCTGCCGCAAAGACCCCTGCCCCGTGTACTACCCTGGGGTGGTCTACCAAGGGGCCCTCGAGGTGAACCAAAGCTGGTTCCAGAAACGGGGCCTTACCCCCGGGGCCCGGGTGGGGGGCGAGGCCCTGAAGTTCTGGCCCCGATAG
- a CDS encoding DUF3467 domain-containing protein, with amino-acid sequence MSELKLDIQIDKEVALGRYTNLALIAHTKNEFILDFALLQPQGGAMVVSRVITSPQHAKALLRSLAENVARYEETFGPIPEPVAEGQA; translated from the coding sequence ATGAGCGAGCTAAAGCTGGATATCCAAATCGACAAGGAGGTGGCCCTGGGCCGGTACACCAACCTGGCCCTCATCGCCCACACCAAGAACGAGTTCATCCTGGACTTTGCCCTGTTGCAACCCCAGGGGGGGGCCATGGTGGTGAGCCGGGTGATCACCAGCCCCCAACACGCCAAGGCCCTTCTCCGGAGCCTGGCGGAAAACGTGGCCCGGTACGAGGAAACCTTCGGCCCCATCCCCGAGCCGGTGGCAGAGGGCCAGGCCTAG
- the tmk gene encoding dTMP kinase — protein sequence MKGFFLTLEGLDGSGKTTQARLLARFLEEKGIRVLLTREPGGGLKGVRDLLLKGGALSPEAEYLLFSADRAEHVRKVILPALEEGYWVISDRYLDSSLAYQGYGRGLPLPWLLEVARRATLDLKPRLTFLLDLPPEEALKRVATPDRLERTGLEFFRRVREGYLRLAKAEPERFRVVDATRPVAEVQAAIQSGISPLFP from the coding sequence ATGAAGGGCTTTTTCCTCACCCTCGAAGGCCTGGACGGCTCCGGTAAGACCACCCAGGCCCGACTCCTGGCCCGGTTCCTGGAAGAGAAGGGAATCCGGGTCCTTCTGACCCGGGAGCCCGGCGGGGGGCTTAAGGGGGTGCGGGACCTTCTCCTAAAGGGAGGGGCCCTCTCTCCGGAAGCCGAGTACCTCCTCTTCAGCGCCGACCGGGCAGAACACGTGCGCAAGGTCATCCTTCCCGCCTTGGAAGAGGGCTACTGGGTCATCTCCGACCGCTACCTGGACTCCAGCCTGGCCTACCAGGGCTATGGCCGCGGCCTTCCCCTCCCTTGGCTTCTAGAGGTGGCCAGGCGGGCCACCTTGGACCTGAAACCCCGCCTCACCTTCCTCCTGGACCTTCCCCCGGAGGAGGCCCTTAAGCGGGTAGCCACGCCGGACCGCCTGGAAAGGACGGGGCTGGAGTTCTTTAGGCGGGTCAGGGAAGGCTACCTTCGGCTGGCGAAAGCGGAACCCGAGCGCTTCCGGGTGGTGGACGCCACCCGGCCGGTGGCCGAGGTGCAAGCGGCCATTCAGTCGGGCATCTCCCCACTCTTCCCCTAA
- a CDS encoding YbaB/EbfC family nucleoid-associated protein: MNLQKLLKEAQKAQKKAAEVQERLETMTVVGTAQGLVEVEANGHGKILAVRLKPEVLSAFQDDLEGLEDLLVVAIQDAQKKAHELSEKEMARELGGVGQMLGKLF, translated from the coding sequence ATGAACCTGCAGAAGCTCTTAAAGGAAGCGCAGAAAGCCCAAAAGAAGGCCGCTGAGGTGCAAGAGAGGCTAGAGACCATGACCGTGGTGGGCACGGCCCAGGGCCTGGTGGAGGTGGAGGCCAACGGCCATGGCAAAATCCTGGCGGTGCGCCTGAAGCCCGAGGTGCTTTCCGCCTTCCAGGACGACCTCGAGGGCCTGGAGGACCTCCTGGTGGTGGCCATCCAGGACGCCCAGAAGAAGGCCCACGAGCTTTCGGAAAAGGAGATGGCCCGGGAGCTGGGGGGCGTGGGCCAGATGCTGGGCAAGCTTTTCTAG
- a CDS encoding S9 family peptidase — MEPEILLKLRFLSDLTPGPLGFPLFLLTDVQEGDPPRYRSRLALFDGALRFLTQEEAKKPRYAHPYVYFLRKVGEGQELFRLDLRGGEAERLTETPGVLDYALGPEGEVFFLALKEAPKPGSPRTYEGWPFKFDGRGLLPEGSVALYALEGGQKKLLLDRFPAPKEMVPSPEGLYLVMAEDVQAQAEWRDTLYRLRDGSLEKVYGGFGPIFALEWSPEGLFFLGHAFERGGGTEARLYHLHGGEARVLFEGSLHNSLNSDLRFGAHPQGPKWGGDGVYVVRTEEGMARLYRVGPEGKAEVVAVEGSVLSFAITERGLFFLTEDFTRPARLEGPLGLFDPNEGVSLPLAEPVHTEWPSPEGHRVPGWVLLPEGEGPHPVILYIHGGPHTAFGRAPMLEFQLFCQAGYAVAFCNPRGSTGYGQDFALLEGAWGERDERDLLGFLEHVLVHFPLDPARVGVAGGSYGGYMVNWLTAHHPERFRAAVTDRSICNWFSFFGASDIGPRFTFMELFAKPWERPEVLWEKSPLRHVHQVRTPTLVVHSEQDHRCPIDQGETWYTALLHLGVKTRFFRVPEEGHELSRSGRPDRRIARLKAYLDWWRENL, encoded by the coding sequence ATGGAACCGGAAATCCTCCTTAAGCTCCGCTTCCTGTCGGACCTTACCCCTGGCCCCCTGGGCTTTCCTCTTTTCCTCCTCACCGACGTCCAGGAGGGGGACCCGCCCCGCTACCGCTCCAGGCTTGCCCTTTTTGACGGGGCCTTGCGCTTCCTCACCCAGGAGGAGGCCAAAAAGCCCCGCTATGCCCATCCTTACGTCTACTTCCTGCGCAAGGTGGGGGAGGGCCAGGAGCTTTTCCGCCTGGACCTAAGGGGTGGGGAGGCGGAGAGGCTTACGGAAACCCCGGGGGTCTTGGACTACGCCCTGGGTCCTGAAGGGGAGGTGTTTTTCCTGGCCCTGAAGGAGGCTCCCAAGCCGGGAAGCCCCCGCACGTACGAGGGATGGCCCTTCAAGTTCGATGGCCGGGGCCTCCTGCCCGAGGGGAGTGTGGCCCTTTATGCCCTCGAGGGGGGTCAAAAGAAGCTTCTTCTGGACCGCTTCCCCGCTCCCAAGGAAATGGTGCCCTCCCCCGAGGGACTTTACCTGGTGATGGCCGAGGATGTGCAGGCCCAGGCGGAGTGGCGGGACACCCTATACCGCCTTAGGGATGGGTCGCTGGAGAAGGTTTACGGGGGCTTTGGCCCCATCTTCGCCCTGGAGTGGAGCCCGGAAGGGCTCTTCTTCCTAGGGCACGCCTTTGAACGGGGAGGGGGCACGGAGGCCCGGCTTTACCACCTGCATGGCGGGGAGGCCCGGGTTCTCTTTGAGGGTAGCCTGCACAACTCCCTCAACTCGGATCTCCGCTTTGGTGCCCACCCTCAAGGACCCAAGTGGGGTGGGGACGGGGTGTATGTGGTACGCACGGAGGAGGGGATGGCCCGGCTTTACCGGGTCGGGCCAGAGGGAAAGGCTGAGGTCGTGGCGGTGGAAGGTAGCGTTCTTTCCTTCGCTATCACGGAGCGGGGCCTCTTTTTCCTTACCGAGGACTTCACCCGTCCGGCCCGCCTCGAGGGGCCCCTGGGCCTCTTTGACCCCAACGAGGGGGTTTCCCTTCCCCTGGCCGAGCCTGTCCACACGGAGTGGCCAAGCCCCGAAGGGCATCGGGTTCCGGGCTGGGTGCTTTTACCGGAAGGGGAAGGACCCCATCCCGTCATCCTCTACATCCACGGGGGGCCCCACACCGCCTTCGGCCGGGCGCCCATGTTGGAGTTCCAGCTTTTTTGCCAGGCGGGGTATGCCGTGGCTTTTTGTAATCCTCGAGGGTCCACGGGCTACGGCCAGGACTTCGCCCTCCTGGAAGGGGCGTGGGGGGAACGGGACGAGCGGGACCTCCTGGGCTTTTTGGAGCACGTTCTGGTCCATTTTCCCTTGGACCCAGCCCGGGTGGGGGTGGCGGGGGGTAGCTACGGGGGGTATATGGTGAACTGGCTCACCGCCCACCATCCGGAGCGCTTCCGAGCGGCGGTCACCGACCGCAGCATCTGCAACTGGTTCAGCTTCTTTGGGGCCAGCGACATCGGCCCCCGCTTCACCTTCATGGAACTTTTCGCCAAGCCCTGGGAGAGGCCCGAGGTGCTGTGGGAAAAAAGCCCCCTGCGCCACGTCCACCAGGTGAGGACGCCCACCCTGGTGGTCCACTCCGAGCAGGACCACCGCTGCCCCATAGACCAGGGGGAAACCTGGTACACCGCCCTCCTCCACCTGGGAGTAAAGACCCGGTTTTTCCGCGTGCCCGAGGAGGGGCACGAACTTTCCCGCTCCGGCAGGCCAGACCGCCGGATTGCCCGGCTCAAGGCCTACCTGGACTGGTGGCGGGAAAACCTCTAA
- a CDS encoding PP2C family protein-serine/threonine phosphatase, which produces MRLAPRYAVAAVSHVGRRQNNEDFHRVMRLEVPQGNLLLLAVADGMGGMEAGEWASKVAIEALSEAVRAYAEHLKSGRPAVGLAKVMEKAFTLAAKRVEKEAERLGKKGMGTTLTAFLYADWLKEGVVGHIGDSRAYHLTAKGLKRLTEDHSWVAERLKEGVLTRTEAERHPYRNVLTRALGLPEARFDLKEVRLAPGEGVLLVTDGLYGLLPEEEWLLGKDLQASLEGLMAEALRRGGDDNVTAIALRVE; this is translated from the coding sequence ATGCGCCTTGCCCCCCGTTACGCCGTGGCTGCGGTCTCCCATGTGGGCCGTCGCCAGAACAACGAGGACTTTCACCGGGTGATGCGCCTGGAGGTTCCCCAGGGCAACCTTCTCCTCCTGGCGGTGGCCGACGGCATGGGGGGGATGGAGGCGGGGGAGTGGGCCAGCAAGGTGGCCATCGAGGCCCTCTCCGAGGCGGTACGGGCCTATGCCGAACACCTTAAGAGTGGACGCCCGGCGGTGGGCTTGGCCAAGGTGATGGAAAAGGCCTTTACCCTAGCGGCCAAGCGGGTGGAAAAGGAGGCGGAAAGGCTGGGCAAGAAGGGCATGGGCACCACCCTCACCGCCTTTCTCTATGCGGACTGGCTCAAGGAGGGGGTGGTGGGGCATATCGGGGATTCCCGGGCTTACCATCTCACGGCCAAGGGGCTGAAGCGGCTCACCGAGGACCACTCCTGGGTGGCGGAGCGCCTGAAGGAGGGGGTTTTGACCCGCACCGAGGCGGAACGCCACCCCTATCGCAACGTCCTTACCCGAGCCCTGGGTCTGCCCGAGGCCCGCTTTGACCTGAAGGAGGTGCGCCTCGCCCCAGGGGAAGGGGTGCTTTTGGTCACGGACGGGCTCTACGGCCTGCTCCCGGAGGAAGAGTGGCTTTTGGGCAAGGACCTCCAGGCGAGCCTCGAGGGCCTCATGGCCGAGGCTTTGCGCCGGGGCGGGGACGATAACGTGACCGCCATCGCCTTACGGGTGGAGTGA
- a CDS encoding 5-formyltetrahydrofolate cyclo-ligase has product MDKPSLRRHCLRLWRTLDRERLSRQVAEALVPWLKGQGFREILLYHPLPHELNLLSLTQLYPARYHLPKVAGLGLTVHPLGPLAPGPFGLLEPTTKPVDPEVLELVVVPGLAFDQEGYRLGHGKGYYDRFLATIRAEKLGVIPKALLFPRLPRDPWDVPVSFLATEEGVHPVR; this is encoded by the coding sequence GTGGACAAGCCCAGCTTACGCCGCCACTGCCTTCGCCTTTGGCGGACCCTGGACCGAGAGCGCCTTTCCCGGCAGGTGGCGGAGGCCCTGGTGCCCTGGCTGAAGGGGCAGGGCTTCCGGGAAATCCTCCTCTACCATCCCCTGCCCCACGAGCTCAACCTCCTTTCCCTCACCCAGCTTTACCCTGCCCGCTACCACCTGCCTAAAGTGGCTGGCCTAGGACTCACGGTACACCCCCTGGGCCCCTTGGCCCCCGGGCCCTTCGGCCTTTTGGAACCCACCACAAAGCCGGTGGACCCCGAGGTCCTGGAGCTGGTGGTGGTCCCCGGGTTAGCCTTTGACCAGGAAGGCTACCGCCTGGGGCACGGCAAGGGGTACTATGACCGCTTCCTGGCCACGATCCGGGCCGAGAAGCTGGGGGTGATCCCCAAGGCCCTTCTGTTTCCCCGCCTCCCCCGGGACCCTTGGGATGTGCCGGTAAGCTTCTTGGCCACGGAGGAGGGGGTGCACCCGGTCAGATGA
- a CDS encoding Nif3-like dinuclear metal center hexameric protein has product MDRDELVGYLDTYLRLGDFPQDPSLNGLQVEGKKEVRKVGAAVDAAEAIFQKARAEGVDFLLVHHGLFWGKPFPIVGHHKRRLELLLQGGINLYAAHLPLDAHPEVGNNHQLAQALGLVELEPFDVGVKGRFPFPTPLAQVADMLGQLTGMQPLVHQGGKGLVETVTLVSGGAASLIGQVDTDLFITGEPKHSVFHETFERGLNVIYAGHYDTEVFGVKALAQHLEARFGLPWVFLDHPTGL; this is encoded by the coding sequence ATGGACCGGGACGAGCTGGTGGGCTACTTGGACACGTACCTGCGCCTAGGAGACTTCCCCCAGGACCCCTCCCTAAACGGCCTGCAGGTGGAGGGGAAGAAGGAGGTGCGGAAGGTTGGGGCGGCGGTGGACGCCGCCGAGGCCATCTTCCAAAAGGCAAGGGCGGAGGGAGTGGACTTCCTCCTGGTCCACCACGGCCTTTTTTGGGGAAAACCCTTCCCCATCGTGGGCCACCACAAGCGCCGGCTGGAGCTTCTCCTCCAAGGAGGCATCAACCTCTACGCCGCCCACCTTCCCTTAGACGCCCACCCCGAGGTGGGCAACAACCACCAGCTGGCCCAGGCTCTGGGTCTGGTGGAGCTGGAACCCTTCGACGTGGGGGTAAAGGGCCGCTTTCCCTTCCCTACCCCCTTGGCCCAGGTGGCGGACATGCTGGGCCAGCTTACGGGGATGCAGCCTTTGGTCCACCAAGGGGGCAAAGGCCTGGTGGAAACGGTGACCCTCGTATCCGGCGGGGCGGCCAGCCTGATAGGCCAGGTGGACACGGACCTCTTCATCACCGGGGAACCCAAGCACAGCGTCTTCCACGAGACCTTTGAGCGGGGCCTTAACGTCATCTACGCCGGCCACTACGACACCGAGGTCTTCGGGGTCAAGGCCCTGGCCCAGCACCTGGAAGCCCGCTTTGGCCTGCCCTGGGTTTTCCTGGACCATCCCACGGGGCTATGA
- a CDS encoding DUF192 domain-containing protein encodes MERNPFLPIAAFLLLIALSVVSFLGYMLAAQRLQTPPPPQRVVVETQEGTRALKARLARTPEAWSRGLGMRGEELEALLYLFPKATDAPFTAQGYRFAVLLAFLDAKGQVLKVARLQPGETYAPGLAYRGVLEVREGLLNLSPGDRVRY; translated from the coding sequence GTGGAACGGAATCCCTTTCTCCCCATCGCCGCCTTCCTTCTCTTGATCGCACTTTCCGTAGTTTCCTTTCTGGGCTACATGCTGGCGGCCCAAAGGCTCCAGACCCCCCCTCCCCCCCAAAGGGTGGTGGTGGAAACCCAGGAGGGCACTCGCGCCTTAAAGGCCCGCCTGGCCCGCACCCCGGAGGCCTGGAGCCGGGGCCTGGGGATGCGGGGTGAGGAGCTGGAGGCCCTCCTCTACCTCTTCCCCAAGGCCACCGACGCCCCCTTTACCGCCCAAGGCTACCGCTTCGCCGTCCTCCTGGCCTTCCTGGACGCCAAGGGCCAGGTGCTCAAGGTGGCGCGGCTGCAACCCGGGGAAACCTACGCCCCTGGCCTTGCCTACCGGGGGGTGCTGGAGGTACGGGAGGGGCTTTTAAACCTTTCCCCAGGGGACCGGGTGCGGTACTAG
- the recR gene encoding recombination mediator RecR translates to MRYPESLLKLSRALSRLPGIGPKTAQKLSLHLAFHREEAEELERALAGLEALGVCRICGNLAEGELCPICQDEARDRSVIAVVETVSDLYALERSGEFHGLYHVLGGALNPLEGVGPRELNLESLWARLPGVEEVVLATSMTVEGEATALFLAEELKRRGIRASRLAYGLPVGGSLEYVDEVTLGRALEGRKPL, encoded by the coding sequence ATGCGGTACCCGGAAAGCCTCCTCAAGCTCAGCCGCGCCCTCTCCCGCCTGCCTGGCATCGGTCCCAAGACCGCCCAGAAGCTTTCCCTCCACCTGGCCTTCCACCGGGAGGAGGCCGAGGAGCTGGAAAGGGCCTTGGCCGGGCTCGAGGCCCTGGGCGTCTGCCGGATCTGCGGGAACCTGGCGGAAGGGGAACTTTGCCCCATCTGCCAGGACGAAGCCCGGGACCGGTCGGTGATCGCCGTGGTGGAAACGGTTTCCGACCTCTATGCCCTGGAAAGGAGCGGCGAGTTCCACGGGCTTTACCACGTGCTGGGCGGGGCCCTAAACCCCTTGGAAGGGGTGGGGCCAAGGGAGCTCAACCTGGAAAGCCTCTGGGCCAGGCTTCCGGGGGTAGAGGAAGTGGTCCTGGCCACCTCCATGACCGTGGAAGGGGAGGCCACCGCCCTTTTCCTGGCGGAGGAGCTCAAGCGCCGGGGGATCAGGGCCAGCCGCCTGGCCTACGGCCTTCCCGTGGGGGGAAGCCTGGAGTACGTGGACGAGGTAACCTTAGGCCGGGCCCTGGAGGGGAGGAAACCCCTTTAG
- a CDS encoding roadblock/LC7 domain-containing protein: MEELLQHLLDQVEGAFAAAIGTLDGLLVEGVRRKRVDLEAAVAEHAALLRQAKAAYAGSLGTPRVQELLVGGHPVVGYAHVVRRAGPGPQRPLPRGKGPEELFFLLLMGPDANLGQARRQTAKAVEKLAEVAGWLT, translated from the coding sequence ATGGAGGAGCTTTTGCAACACCTCCTGGACCAGGTGGAAGGTGCCTTTGCCGCCGCCATTGGCACCTTGGACGGGCTTCTGGTGGAGGGGGTGCGGCGTAAGCGGGTGGACCTCGAGGCGGCCGTGGCCGAACACGCCGCCCTTTTGCGCCAGGCCAAGGCGGCTTACGCCGGAAGCCTGGGCACCCCCCGGGTGCAGGAGCTTTTGGTGGGGGGCCACCCCGTGGTAGGCTATGCCCACGTGGTGCGCAGGGCCGGTCCAGGCCCCCAGAGGCCCTTGCCTCGAGGCAAGGGCCCAGAGGAACTCTTCTTCCTCCTCCTCATGGGCCCGGATGCCAACCTGGGCCAGGCGCGCCGGCAGACGGCCAAGGCCGTGGAAAAACTGGCGGAGGTGGCGGGATGGCTTACCTAG
- a CDS encoding FmdB family zinc ribbon protein translates to MPVYVYKGLETGNYYEFEQGFHDEPLKAHPETGEPLKRVITPPAIIFKGSGWHVKDYAKKDTSSKSEGGESKDKE, encoded by the coding sequence ATGCCGGTTTACGTCTACAAGGGCCTGGAGACGGGTAACTACTACGAGTTCGAACAGGGCTTCCACGACGAGCCTCTTAAGGCGCACCCGGAGACCGGGGAGCCCTTGAAGCGGGTTATCACCCCGCCCGCCATCATCTTCAAGGGTTCGGGCTGGCATGTGAAGGACTACGCCAAAAAGGACACCAGCTCCAAGTCCGAAGGCGGGGAATCCAAGGACAAGGAGTGA
- a CDS encoding roadblock/LC7 domain-containing protein, which yields MAYLESLAPFGVKRAVLTGLDGLVIEALGRGHPPAEVLAAELASLVRHMTPLAEALSGEVRRFTLATDTHEILALRVGEYVLGAVVERGMDRKAIGQELSRIALRVQNL from the coding sequence ATGGCTTACCTAGAAAGCCTGGCGCCCTTTGGCGTCAAGCGGGCGGTGCTTACGGGCCTGGACGGCCTGGTCATCGAGGCCCTAGGCCGGGGCCACCCCCCGGCCGAGGTCCTGGCGGCGGAGCTGGCCTCCCTGGTGCGCCACATGACCCCCTTGGCGGAGGCCCTCTCCGGGGAAGTGCGCCGGTTCACCCTGGCCACGGACACCCACGAGATCCTGGCCCTACGGGTGGGGGAGTACGTCCTGGGGGCGGTGGTGGAGCGGGGCATGGACCGCAAGGCCATCGGCCAGGAGCTTTCCCGCATCGCCCTTAGGGTGCAGAACCTCTAG